A genomic segment from Pseudosulfitobacter sp. DSM 107133 encodes:
- a CDS encoding type I polyketide synthase, translating to MSMSSVPSKVSPRTNSGDIAIVGMAADVPGAGDIAQFWSNLAGGVESIVKMDRDALIAAGEDPAKIGQRNYVPFAAPLGGFADFDAEFFGFGPREAAILDPQHRKFLEVTWTAMEQAGHPPRSFDGRIGVFAGCGQGSYFHDNIRTNPALVEDVGLFLLRHTGNDKDFMSTRVSHVFDLKGPSVSLQTACSTSLVAIHYARQALMNGECDMALAGGVTIELPQGRGYLYKENEILSPDGHCHAFDHRAKGTVFGSGAGAVALRRLEDALADGDHIWGVIKGSAVNNDGAAKAGYLAPSVEGQADAIRTALHDANVAPETIGYIECHGTGTYLGDPIEVAALDAAHGPAGGVACHIGSVKTNIGHTDTAAGVIGLIKTTLSLYNAQIPPSLNYEAPNPEIDFAGSRFAVADRLIDWPEPADAPRRAAVNSLGVGGTNAHVILEEAPARALSEESDFPFQIMILSARSKVALDAASTALAAHLRAHPEQPLADIAYTLKEGRHGFGMRRVLVAQTHEEAAALLESGDPQRVHTHTARETTPQLVFMFPGGGAQYPNMARDLYETEPVFAEWMDRGLDHLAPQLDYDIRALWFPEPGQEDAAAKTLTRPSVQLPLIMITEFALAQLWLSWGVRPAALVGHSMGENTAAALAGVMSFEDCIDLVLLRGKLFDTVPAGGMLSVPLTQEALLPLLGADLDIASVNAPGLCAVSGPQAALDALAARLTEQGIESQRVSIDIAAHSRMLDDILPQFRSHLQGMTLHAPQMQIMSNRTGAPLSDAQATDPEYWVQQLRQTVHFADCIDALAARPSVFLEVGPGRALASLAQMGQAVQPGQAFSTLRHANQPIADDAQFQAVIGRLWACGINADWDQIWGGARRNRVVLPGYQFQRSRYFIEPGQPAVTQARALSRTDDVSAWGYTPRWRPEAADCDIETEETLGSPRNWLVFADAAGAAAPAIAALRSAGHSVVTVTSGDSFQRRGAQDYILSPEQGRAGYEALMGALAVDGLLPRRIAHFWGVTAGETFRPGSSFFDRNIEHGFYSLTHLAQALESVELPDGCHITVVTSGALRVRDEGPFYPEKACVLGPVGVIPREFPNVTVQLVDIERPDMAPPRRARKQAAQVDPSQRLLMRDLLAEPANGVAALRGGERLASVLRAVPLAETADAPVYKDGGLYLITGGFGGIGLAIARDIARRTQAHIVLLSRSAVPPRAEWARYEGAAAGPATGRTARKIAAIREIEELGGRITCLTGDVTDVQQMQAVRAQLAEIGPLNGIIHAAGVVDDAPLLTKDEAGMQAVLAPKIAGLRVLNEVFPDGSADLLVLCSSTSTLTTPAGQVDYVAANAYLDAVAQARRGGQTRTLAINWGVWSDTGMAVDAMAARTGDAAAPRALDTPMLEDVTEAADTSERFALNLSPEDDWVLAEHRTRAGHVLLPGTAVIELAAEAMAAGGGFRPFTLSELHFLRPFTTTPGTRQAGVLRLGAGRQDRALSLHRCVTLDGRTGEVTTAEARIAALSETAPQIDLRAIEARCEANGSGDFTSPQEAHLDFGPRWRVVTGTATGKGEGIARLALPAAYHGDIGAGWLAHPGLLDLATGWAIGLHDSYDPADLWVPASYGELHMFAPLPAEIVSWMRLSPAAAQGVDAQSVMFDIILATPSGAVLIEVRGLRMLRLPASALAGIDAAPAPSEIDFANGKAAPLSLAETRLLAQVAQGITAAEGPEALARALRLSASDGLARIAISPVDLHGLIAEAAAGPEDVAQAGASFERPTLEADYIAPKEGTEASLAAIWSTLLGISQVGAEDSFFDLGGHSLLAVRLFAQVKQRHGIDFPLSVLFEAPTIAALAARIDAAGGGIAVHADEASTPEAVPQDAPQHLVALHPGKSGGHTPLFIVAGMFGNVLNLRQLAFAIGRDRAVWGLQARGLMGGADPHTRMETAAADYIAEMRRVQPEGPYYLAGFSGGGITAMEVAQQLRAAGEEVAMLALLDTPLPHRPALSRADKVLIKLQELRSKGPGFLVEWARNRIDWELSKRNAHAPAEEAGSFHNAAIEQAFRAAAAAYQPRQWDGPVTLFRPKLDQKWRGTGGAWISSEREYVIPDNGWGRYCPNLDVIEVPGDHDGMVLVPNVSTLAGHIAALAADADAMAVRGDTSDWASRTAAE from the coding sequence ATGAGTATGTCTTCTGTTCCTTCCAAGGTTTCGCCGCGCACAAACAGTGGCGACATTGCCATTGTCGGCATGGCGGCAGACGTGCCGGGCGCTGGCGATATCGCACAGTTCTGGTCGAACCTGGCAGGCGGTGTTGAAAGCATCGTTAAGATGGATCGTGACGCGCTGATTGCGGCGGGCGAGGATCCTGCAAAAATCGGGCAACGCAACTATGTGCCTTTTGCCGCGCCTCTGGGCGGCTTTGCCGACTTCGACGCCGAGTTCTTTGGCTTTGGCCCGCGCGAGGCGGCGATCCTTGATCCGCAGCACCGCAAGTTCCTGGAAGTGACCTGGACCGCGATGGAGCAGGCGGGCCATCCGCCGCGCAGCTTTGACGGGCGTATCGGCGTTTTTGCCGGCTGCGGGCAGGGCAGCTATTTTCACGACAACATCCGCACCAATCCCGCGCTGGTCGAGGACGTGGGCCTGTTTCTTTTGCGCCATACTGGAAACGATAAAGATTTCATGTCGACGCGCGTCAGCCATGTGTTCGACCTGAAGGGGCCCAGCGTTTCGCTTCAGACCGCCTGTTCAACGTCGCTGGTGGCGATCCACTATGCGCGTCAGGCGCTGATGAACGGCGAATGTGACATGGCGCTGGCGGGGGGTGTCACCATCGAACTGCCGCAGGGGCGGGGATATCTGTACAAGGAAAATGAAATCCTGTCGCCCGACGGGCATTGCCATGCTTTCGATCACCGCGCCAAGGGCACGGTATTCGGCAGCGGCGCCGGTGCCGTCGCGCTGCGGCGTCTGGAAGACGCGCTTGCCGATGGCGACCACATCTGGGGTGTGATCAAGGGCAGTGCGGTCAACAATGACGGCGCGGCCAAGGCGGGGTATCTGGCCCCCAGCGTCGAAGGGCAGGCAGACGCCATTCGCACTGCCCTGCACGATGCCAATGTCGCGCCCGAGACCATTGGGTATATCGAATGCCACGGCACCGGCACCTATCTGGGTGATCCGATCGAGGTGGCCGCCCTTGACGCGGCACATGGTCCGGCGGGCGGCGTGGCCTGCCACATCGGCTCGGTCAAGACGAACATTGGTCACACCGACACCGCCGCGGGGGTTATCGGCCTGATCAAGACCACGCTGTCGCTGTACAACGCCCAGATTCCGCCCAGCCTGAATTACGAGGCACCCAACCCCGAGATCGACTTTGCAGGCTCTCGATTTGCGGTGGCCGACCGGCTGATCGACTGGCCCGAACCCGCAGATGCACCCCGCCGCGCGGCGGTCAATTCGCTGGGCGTGGGCGGCACCAATGCCCATGTCATTCTCGAAGAAGCCCCTGCGCGCGCACTGTCGGAAGAAAGCGATTTTCCGTTTCAGATCATGATCCTGTCGGCGCGAAGTAAAGTGGCGCTTGATGCGGCTTCAACTGCTTTGGCCGCGCATCTGCGCGCCCATCCCGAACAGCCTCTGGCCGACATCGCCTATACCCTGAAAGAGGGTCGTCACGGCTTTGGAATGCGCCGCGTGCTGGTCGCCCAGACCCATGAAGAGGCCGCCGCCCTGCTTGAATCAGGCGACCCGCAGCGCGTCCATACCCACACCGCCCGCGAGACCACACCGCAACTGGTTTTCATGTTTCCGGGCGGCGGCGCGCAATATCCCAACATGGCGCGCGATCTCTACGAGACCGAGCCGGTCTTTGCCGAATGGATGGACCGCGGGCTGGATCACCTTGCACCGCAACTGGATTATGACATTCGCGCCCTGTGGTTTCCCGAACCGGGCCAAGAGGACGCTGCCGCCAAGACGCTGACCCGGCCGTCGGTGCAATTGCCGCTGATCATGATCACCGAATTTGCGCTGGCGCAGCTGTGGCTGAGCTGGGGCGTGCGCCCCGCAGCGCTGGTTGGGCATTCGATGGGCGAAAACACCGCCGCCGCACTGGCCGGTGTGATGTCCTTCGAAGACTGTATTGATCTGGTGCTGTTGCGCGGCAAGCTGTTCGACACGGTGCCGGCGGGGGGCATGTTGTCGGTTCCGCTGACGCAAGAGGCGCTTTTGCCGCTGCTGGGCGCGGATCTGGATATTGCCAGCGTCAACGCGCCGGGTCTGTGTGCCGTGTCCGGCCCGCAGGCGGCGCTGGACGCACTGGCCGCACGGTTGACCGAACAGGGCATCGAAAGCCAGCGCGTTTCCATCGACATCGCCGCCCATTCGCGGATGCTGGATGACATCCTGCCGCAGTTCCGCTCGCATCTTCAGGGCATGACCCTGCACGCGCCGCAGATGCAGATCATGTCGAACCGCACCGGCGCACCGCTGAGCGACGCGCAGGCGACAGACCCCGAGTATTGGGTCCAACAACTGCGCCAGACCGTGCATTTTGCCGATTGCATTGATGCGCTGGCCGCGCGCCCGTCGGTCTTTCTTGAGGTCGGGCCGGGCCGTGCGCTGGCCTCCCTGGCGCAGATGGGCCAAGCGGTTCAGCCGGGACAGGCGTTCAGCACCCTGCGCCATGCCAATCAGCCCATTGCAGACGATGCACAGTTTCAGGCGGTGATCGGCAGGCTTTGGGCCTGCGGGATCAATGCCGACTGGGACCAGATCTGGGGCGGCGCACGGCGCAACCGCGTGGTGTTGCCAGGCTACCAGTTCCAGCGCAGCCGCTATTTCATCGAACCGGGCCAGCCCGCTGTAACACAGGCGCGCGCACTGTCGCGCACTGACGACGTAAGCGCATGGGGCTATACCCCGCGCTGGCGTCCTGAAGCGGCCGATTGCGACATCGAAACCGAAGAAACACTGGGCAGCCCGCGCAACTGGCTGGTCTTTGCAGATGCGGCAGGTGCCGCAGCGCCCGCCATCGCCGCCTTGCGCTCCGCAGGCCACAGCGTTGTTACCGTCACATCCGGTGACAGCTTCCAGCGGCGCGGCGCACAGGACTATATCCTGTCGCCCGAACAGGGCCGCGCAGGATACGAGGCGCTGATGGGTGCGCTGGCCGTGGACGGCTTGCTGCCCCGGCGCATCGCGCATTTCTGGGGCGTGACAGCGGGCGAAACCTTCCGCCCCGGCTCCAGCTTTTTTGATCGCAATATCGAACATGGTTTCTACAGCCTGACCCATCTGGCGCAGGCGCTGGAAAGCGTCGAGCTGCCCGACGGGTGCCACATTACCGTGGTGACCTCGGGGGCGCTGCGGGTCCGTGACGAGGGGCCGTTCTATCCGGAAAAGGCCTGTGTTCTGGGACCTGTCGGCGTCATCCCGCGTGAATTTCCGAATGTGACCGTGCAACTGGTCGACATCGAACGCCCGGACATGGCGCCGCCCCGCCGTGCGCGCAAGCAAGCGGCGCAGGTGGACCCGTCGCAGCGCCTGCTGATGCGCGATTTGCTGGCCGAGCCCGCAAACGGCGTCGCGGCCCTGCGCGGTGGTGAACGTCTCGCCTCGGTCCTGCGTGCTGTGCCCCTGGCTGAAACTGCAGACGCGCCGGTGTACAAGGATGGCGGGCTTTATCTGATCACCGGCGGCTTTGGCGGTATCGGTCTGGCCATCGCCCGCGACATCGCGCGCCGCACACAGGCGCATATCGTGCTGCTGTCGCGCAGCGCCGTGCCGCCGCGCGCCGAATGGGCCCGCTATGAGGGGGCCGCAGCTGGCCCCGCAACAGGGCGCACCGCACGCAAGATTGCCGCAATCCGCGAGATCGAAGAGCTGGGCGGGCGTATCACCTGTCTGACCGGCGATGTGACCGATGTGCAGCAGATGCAGGCTGTGCGCGCGCAGCTGGCCGAGATTGGCCCGCTGAACGGGATCATCCATGCGGCAGGCGTTGTTGACGATGCGCCGTTGTTGACCAAGGACGAAGCTGGGATGCAGGCGGTGCTTGCGCCCAAGATTGCAGGCCTGCGCGTTCTGAACGAGGTGTTCCCCGATGGCAGCGCCGATCTGCTGGTGCTGTGTTCATCGACCAGCACGCTGACCACGCCAGCGGGGCAGGTCGATTATGTTGCCGCCAATGCCTATCTTGACGCGGTCGCGCAAGCGCGGCGGGGCGGGCAAACCCGCACGCTGGCGATCAACTGGGGCGTCTGGTCAGACACCGGCATGGCAGTCGATGCGATGGCGGCCCGCACCGGAGACGCCGCAGCACCGCGCGCCCTGGACACACCGATGCTGGAGGACGTGACCGAAGCTGCCGATACTTCGGAACGCTTCGCGCTGAACCTGTCACCCGAGGACGACTGGGTGCTGGCCGAGCACCGCACGCGCGCGGGCCATGTCCTGTTGCCCGGCACCGCCGTGATTGAACTGGCGGCCGAAGCGATGGCGGCGGGGGGTGGCTTCCGTCCCTTTACGCTCAGCGAACTGCATTTCCTGCGCCCTTTCACCACCACGCCGGGAACGCGGCAAGCGGGCGTTCTGCGTCTGGGCGCAGGTCGGCAGGATCGCGCGCTGTCGTTGCATCGCTGCGTCACTCTGGACGGGCGCACCGGTGAAGTCACAACCGCCGAGGCACGCATTGCGGCGCTCAGCGAAACCGCGCCGCAGATCGACCTTCGGGCCATTGAAGCCCGTTGTGAAGCCAACGGGTCCGGCGATTTCACTTCGCCGCAAGAGGCGCATCTGGACTTTGGTCCGCGCTGGCGGGTTGTCACCGGCACCGCTACGGGCAAGGGCGAGGGCATCGCCCGTCTGGCGCTTCCTGCCGCGTACCACGGGGATATTGGTGCGGGCTGGCTGGCCCATCCCGGCCTGCTGGATCTGGCGACGGGCTGGGCGATTGGGCTGCACGACAGCTATGATCCGGCGGATCTGTGGGTGCCTGCAAGCTACGGCGAACTGCACATGTTTGCGCCGCTCCCGGCCGAGATTGTCAGCTGGATGCGCCTGTCGCCCGCTGCCGCGCAGGGCGTTGATGCGCAAAGCGTGATGTTCGACATTATTTTGGCCACGCCATCCGGCGCGGTTCTGATCGAAGTGCGCGGCCTGCGCATGTTGCGTCTGCCGGCTTCGGCGCTGGCGGGTATTGACGCCGCCCCTGCGCCCAGCGAGATCGACTTTGCCAATGGCAAAGCCGCACCGCTGTCGCTGGCCGAAACCCGTCTGTTGGCGCAAGTCGCCCAAGGCATCACCGCCGCGGAAGGCCCCGAGGCACTGGCGCGCGCGCTGAGATTGTCGGCGTCGGACGGATTGGCACGCATTGCCATTTCGCCCGTCGATCTGCACGGGCTGATCGCCGAGGCCGCCGCCGGACCCGAAGACGTGGCGCAGGCTGGCGCCAGCTTCGAACGCCCCACGCTTGAGGCTGACTACATCGCCCCCAAAGAGGGCACCGAAGCCAGCCTTGCCGCCATTTGGTCAACGCTGCTGGGCATTTCGCAGGTGGGGGCCGAAGACAGTTTCTTCGACCTCGGGGGGCATTCCCTGCTGGCGGTGCGCCTGTTTGCACAGGTCAAGCAGCGCCACGGCATCGACTTTCCCCTGTCGGTTCTGTTCGAGGCCCCGACCATCGCAGCGCTGGCCGCGCGTATCGACGCGGCAGGTGGCGGGATCGCAGTGCACGCAGACGAAGCGTCGACACCTGAGGCCGTGCCACAGGATGCACCTCAGCATCTGGTGGCGCTGCATCCGGGTAAATCGGGTGGCCACACGCCGCTGTTCATCGTGGCGGGCATGTTCGGCAACGTGCTGAACCTGCGCCAGCTGGCCTTTGCCATCGGACGCGACCGCGCCGTTTGGGGCTTGCAGGCGCGGGGTCTGATGGGCGGTGCCGACCCGCACACGCGCATGGAGACCGCCGCCGCCGATTACATCGCGGAGATGCGTCGGGTGCAACCTGAGGGGCCCTATTACCTTGCCGGTTTCTCGGGCGGTGGCATCACCGCGATGGAGGTGGCCCAGCAACTGC
- a CDS encoding WecB/TagA/CpsF family glycosyltransferase, with amino-acid sequence MFLITENGRKVAISHARRDALLRDVRAHLDTMTGFRLATVNLDHLVQIASNNVFADAYAQHDIVVADGRPIRWMSQLAGQPVEVITGSDLIVPLSRQAAQAGRSIAMIGSSDAALSGAEAHLRAHVPDLTVAYRHAPAMGFDVDSDAAGDILRDLEASGAGLCFLAFGAPKQERLAARAALLAPSVGMVSIGAGLDFLAGHQTRAPRILRILALEWLWRAATSPARMVPRYAKCFAILPGLMWRAWRAR; translated from the coding sequence ATGTTCCTGATTACAGAAAACGGTCGCAAAGTGGCCATCAGCCATGCGCGCCGCGATGCCCTGTTGCGTGATGTGCGCGCGCATCTGGACACCATGACCGGCTTTCGCCTCGCCACGGTCAACCTCGACCACCTTGTACAGATCGCCAGCAACAACGTCTTTGCCGACGCCTATGCCCAACACGATATTGTCGTGGCCGACGGGCGGCCCATTCGCTGGATGTCACAATTGGCTGGCCAGCCTGTCGAGGTCATCACAGGTTCGGACCTGATTGTGCCGCTGTCCCGTCAGGCAGCACAGGCCGGTCGCAGTATCGCCATGATCGGCAGCAGCGACGCCGCGCTGAGCGGCGCGGAGGCGCATCTGCGCGCGCATGTGCCCGACCTCACGGTGGCCTATCGCCACGCGCCCGCCATGGGGTTTGATGTGGACAGTGACGCCGCCGGTGACATTCTGCGCGATCTTGAGGCCTCGGGCGCGGGGCTGTGCTTTTTGGCCTTTGGCGCGCCCAAACAGGAACGTCTGGCCGCACGCGCCGCACTGCTGGCCCCTTCGGTGGGGATGGTGTCGATTGGTGCGGGGCTGGATTTTCTGGCCGGTCACCAGACACGCGCCCCGCGCATCCTGCGCATTCTGGCGCTGGAATGGCTGTGGCGCGCCGCCACCAGTCCCGCGCGCATGGTGCCACGCTATGCCAAATGTTTCGCGATCCTGCCCGGGCTGATGTGGCGGGCGTGGCGGGCGCGCTAG
- a CDS encoding glycosyltransferase translates to MTAQVDAVVIGRNEGARLIACLASLQGQVGRIIYVDSGSTDGSVQAATQAGAEVVPLDLSQPFTAARARNAGLALCRADFVQFIDGDCRVQPGWVAAALAHLQADPACAVVCGRRRETDAAASVYNRLCDIEWNTPVGAALACGGDALMRRAALADVDGFDPALIAGEEPDLCLRLRAAGWGVWRLDAEMTLHDANIHSFGQWWRRTRRAGYAFAQGAARHGAPPERHWVTETRRALVWGVLLPLGIVLGALVWCPLALLALAYPVQVLRLAWRSGDWSWALFTVLGKFAEGGGALRYYLDRLRKRRGGLIEYK, encoded by the coding sequence ATGACTGCGCAGGTCGATGCGGTTGTGATCGGGCGCAACGAGGGCGCGCGCCTGATCGCCTGTCTTGCGTCTTTGCAAGGGCAGGTGGGGCGGATCATCTATGTCGACAGCGGCAGCACCGATGGCAGCGTCCAGGCGGCGACGCAGGCGGGGGCCGAGGTTGTGCCGCTGGACCTGTCGCAGCCCTTCACGGCGGCGCGGGCGCGCAATGCGGGGCTGGCGCTGTGTCGCGCCGATTTTGTGCAGTTCATCGACGGCGATTGCAGGGTTCAACCCGGTTGGGTGGCCGCAGCACTGGCGCATCTGCAAGCTGATCCTGCCTGCGCCGTCGTCTGTGGGCGGCGCCGCGAGACCGATGCCGCCGCCAGCGTCTACAACCGTCTGTGCGATATCGAATGGAACACGCCGGTTGGGGCCGCCCTTGCCTGTGGTGGCGACGCGCTGATGCGCCGTGCGGCGCTTGCTGACGTTGACGGCTTTGACCCTGCGTTGATCGCCGGAGAAGAGCCCGACTTGTGCCTGCGCCTGCGCGCGGCGGGGTGGGGCGTGTGGCGGCTGGACGCTGAAATGACCCTGCACGATGCGAACATCCACAGCTTTGGCCAATGGTGGCGGCGCACCCGCAGGGCCGGCTATGCTTTCGCCCAGGGGGCCGCGCGCCATGGTGCACCGCCAGAGCGTCATTGGGTAACAGAAACGCGGCGCGCGCTGGTCTGGGGCGTGTTGCTGCCCCTGGGGATCGTGTTGGGGGCGCTGGTCTGGTGTCCGCTGGCGCTGCTGGCGCTGGCCTATCCGGTGCAGGTGTTGCGGCTGGCATGGCGCAGTGGCGATTGGTCCTGGGCGCTGTTCACAGTCTTGGGCAAGTTTGCCGAAGGCGGCGGCGCACTGCGTTACTATCTGGACCGCCTGCGCAAACGGCGCGGCGGGCTGATCGAATACAAGTAG